The genomic interval GGTACGAACCGACGGCGATCTCGAACAGCTCCTGGTTGACGTAGATGTCGCCGAGCATGGTGAGGCTGTCGGCCGTGGACTTGCCCATGTGGTCCACCAGTTCGTAGTTGATGGCGGCCTTGAGCGGCTCGTTGAGGCCGATATAGGCGTTGGCCTGGAGCAGCCAGAGATCGGCCCGGGTCGGGTTCTCGGCAATCAGCGTCTGGCACAATGCTGCCGCGTCGGCGTACCGTTGCTGCCGAAACAAGCTGCGGGCCAGCCCCATTTTCCAGTCGAGCGTCGCCGGGTCGAGAAGAACGGCCAGGCGGTACGCCGATTCGGCCGCCAGGTTGTTCTCGACGGAGGCATAGGCAAAGCCGAGCAGACCGTAGGTCAGGGCGTCGCCGCCGCCCAGTTCGATCGTGCGCGTCAGCGCCGGGATCGCCCTGCTGAATTCACCGCTTCGCACGTGGATCAGTCCGAGATTCTTCCATGCCCGACGGAACTTGGGAAACTTGGCCACCGCGCGCTCGTAGGCCTCCGCGGCCGGCTCGAGTTGGTCCTTCTGGAAATGGATGTTGGCCAGCGTGAAATCGAACACGGCGCTGGAAGCGTCCTTCGTGTGTCTCTGGAGCATTCGGGCCGCTTCGTCGAGTGAATCGGACGAAATCAGTTCGAGCACGGACAGCATCCTGTCGCGCTCGGCCTGCGTGACTCGCGGTTCGATCTCCGTCTCGGCCAGGTAGCTCTCGGCAAACTGTCTCTGGAAGGCCGCACTGCGCCAGATATCCAGTTCCACCTCACTCAGACGGGTTTCGACGGCGGATGCCCACACCGACTGCGTCATCGCCGTGAACGAAAGGCAGAGAACAACCGACACGAGCAGACACCAGGTTCGTCTCCCGCGTCTTGTCTCGTGTATCTTGCAGTCCGATTTCCATCTCATCGCTTATCCTTCCGGAAAGGTGA from Anaerobaca lacustris carries:
- a CDS encoding tetratricopeptide repeat protein, encoding MRWKSDCKIHETRRGRRTWCLLVSVVLCLSFTAMTQSVWASAVETRLSEVELDIWRSAAFQRQFAESYLAETEIEPRVTQAERDRMLSVLELISSDSLDEAARMLQRHTKDASSAVFDFTLANIHFQKDQLEPAAEAYERAVAKFPKFRRAWKNLGLIHVRSGEFSRAIPALTRTIELGGGDALTYGLLGFAYASVENNLAAESAYRLAVLLDPATLDWKMGLARSLFRQQRYADAAALCQTLIAENPTRADLWLLQANAYIGLNEPLKAAINYELVDHMGKSTADSLTMLGDIYVNQELFEIAVGSYLRALEMDPRRTSQRAIRAAAVLTARGAYEETKQLIERIETVLGSELDAEQRKDLLKLRARIAVAENSGQDEIRVLEEIVALDPLEGEALILLGQYCARAGDFEKAVFYYERAQSLEKHEADARVRHAQLLVQQGKYTEALPLLRRAQDLKPREDVQKYLEQVERVARSR